The Desulfovibrio sp. G11 region TGCGAGAACAGGTTACCCTTGGCAAAAACATGAAGGCGGGCATCTGGCATTTCAAGCATCTCGGCAAAGACTATTACAAGGTGACCGCGCCCAAAAGGGCTATGGTGCTGGATTCCAAGGAGAGTAAAAAATATAATGGCGTTCCCATCATTATATTTCCCTGGCACGGTGGTAAAAATCAGCGTTGGAAGGTCATTGCCAGGGGAGAGTTCTATTCTCTGATTAATCAGGAGACAGGGCTGGCCCTTGACCTCAAGGGTAATGTGCAGCGCGCTGGCAGTGTTTTTCAGGGATATACGGAAAATTCTTCGCGGGGGCAGCTTTTTCGACTGACGCCCCAGAGTGAAGAGAGCTTCGCCCCAAAATCGCCTGTTAACCAGGAGGAAGAACAGCCTATGAAATCATTTAGCAATGGGCCGTCGGCGCGATAAGAGATTGCCATCCCGTCAGGTTGTTGGAAAGTTCATGCTTGATGCAGTACAGGCTAACAGCCCGAAAAATATTGCACAAAATATTTTAGAGCTTTTTACCTTTGAAAAAGTTTAATTGTTCCCAAAGGGTATCTGTGTTTCAAAGCAGGGCAAAGGCATCAGCCCGGTCAGACTCAGGCCGGACACGGTACAGGGTGCCGTTCATAATTTTTTGAATCCTTTTTATTTTTTGAAAGGTGGTAAAAGATGGCAAAAGTAAAAGCAACCGTGCTGGTGTCTCTTTTGGCTTTGTCGTTGTGCTATGGGGGGTGTGTCTCTTATCCTTATTATGATTCGGACTATGAACGCAACCAGCAGGCCGCCTATGACCGTGAGCGGGATCGCCGCCTGGCAATGGAGCGTCATGCAAATGCCGTGGAACGGCAACGCCTGGAGCGTGAGCGCCTGCAATGGGAGCGTCAGGAAAATGCCCGCATTCAGGCCGAGCGCAAGCGCATTCAGGCCGAGCGTAAGCGCATGCGGCAGGAGCAAGAGAGAAGAGAACAGCAGAGAAAAGAGCAACAGCAGAGAGAGCAGAAAAAGGATCGTCCATCGCAGGGCGACCAGCATCGTGGCGACCAACGGAGGCCGCACAGGGGTTCGCAGTATAGTAAGGACCAGCAGCGGAAAGAGCCACGCCGCGATGACCAGCAGAAAAAACAGCAGTATGAGCAGCGCCGCCAGCGCGACAGCCAGAAGAGGCAACAGTATGAGCAGCGCCGTCAGCGCGGTGACCAGCAAAAGAAACAGCAGTATGAACAGCGCCGCCAGCGCAAGGACCAGCAGCGCAGTGAACAGCCGAATCAATAAAAGCAGAAGCGGCAACGGGCCCACTGCTGTCTGGCAAATGCGGCTGCCGCTGCTCTCGGCCACATGCTGCCTGACTACGACAGCGGGCCAGAGTCCATTTCTGGCACCAGACAGATAAATTTTTATCAAGACGGAGAGTTGCGATTTGCCCTCCGCGCGGATACCTGGCAGGTTTCGTGGAAACATCTCTTGTTGAGTGTAAGAAATGGCGAACTGCTTGTACGGAATTCGCCATTTTTATTGGTTGGGCTGGGAGGTCGTCTCTTTTGCCCTTTTGCTCGGAGAAAAACAATCTTCCGTCGGCCAGATTTTTTCTGGTACTATCCAGAATTTTTTGCACATTTTGTAGCCGTCAGTCAGTGTGAATTTGGGCGGTGCTGACCGGCCCCGGTTTTTTGTACCAGGCTAAAAGTTAGTGGCAAGCGCTTTGCGGCGCTTCTTCTGCCATCCGTATACACAACAACTCAGTGGGAGGCGAGAGCGACCCCATTGCCCCTCCCATGGGAGGGGCAAAAAACGTCAGAGGTGCTGGCGGTTGGCCTCCCAGGGAACGATGCGGCCGGCGGTGATTGTAATGCCTACGCCAGTTCTCAATAACAATTTCAGCCTCTTGTAGCGTCATAAACAGCTCGCCGTCCAGCAGCTTGTCGCGCAATTTTCCGTTAAAGCTTTCGCAGTAGCCGTTTTCCCAAGGGCTTCCCGGCTCAATGTATTGAGTCTGTACCGATAGTTCCGCCAACCACTTTTTCAAGGCTAATGCCACGAATTTCGGGCCGTTGTCCGAACGAATATTGTCCGGTCGGCCATGGGTCAAAAACAAATCCGCCAAGACATGCATGACCTGCTCGGCACGAATCGTACGAGCCACATGCAAGGCCAAGCATTCACGGCTGTATTCGTCAATGACCACCAATACCCGGAAGGCTTTGCCATTAACGGTACGGCAATGCACGAAGTCATAAGCCCAGACATGGTTTTTCCACTCCGGGCGGAGACGAACGCAGGAACCGTCATTCAACCACAGCCGTTTTCGTGGGCGCTGTTTTGCCGGAACTTTCAAGCCTTCCTGTTTCCAAATCCGCTCTACGCGGTTGTAGCTGATACCCCACCCGTCCATCCGCAAAAGATCGGTTATCGCCCTGTATCCGTACCGGCCATACTCCGAAGCGTAGTTGATCACCGCCTGGCGCACCAGCACTGAAAATTCACGGACAGAAGACGTGTACCGCTGCGTTGTCCGGTTTTGCCCAAGAACAGCGCATATTTTACGCTCGCTGCTCCCGGTCTGCTCACGAACATGCTCCGCACATTGGCGGCGACGAGCGGGGCTCAAAAGTTTCCCTTTGCCACCTCCGCCAAAATAATTTTCTCAAGACTCAGATCGGCCACTGCCCGCCGCAGTCTGGCATTTTCCTTTTCAAGCTCTTTCAACCGCTTGAGCTGATCCGTTCCCATGCCACCGTATTCCTTGCGCCAACGGTAGTAGGTTTGCTCCGTCACGGCTATCTTTCGGCAGGCCATGGCGATGCTCTCGCCTTGTCCCACTAGCACCTCGACCTCGCGTAGCTTGAAGATAATCTGCTCTGCTGTGAAGTTTTTGCGACCCATTGCAAGCCCTCCGTGCCCACACCATACACTAACTTTGGCTCTTCCGGGTTTTCCGTGGGTAGCTGATCTGCTAATGTCCTTCCCGGAGGGCACCAATGAAGGATACGGACCTATATTTTCGGATTCTCGGGCTGACCGAGCCCTGGTTTGTTGAGGCTGTTGAACTGGACACGGCGGAAGGTCGGGTAGACATCCGCGTGGAGCATGGTCCTGGTGTTCGCTGGTTTTGCCCTACTTGTGGTCGAGAGCTGGCTTGCCGCGACCATGCCGAGCCTCGTGTCTGGCGCCATCTGGACACGTGCCAGTTCAAGACGTTCCTGCATGCTCGGATTCCCCGAGTGGACTGCCCCGAGCATGGCGTCCTTCAGGTCAACGTGCCTTGGGCCGAGTCCAAGGCACGTTTCACCATATTGATGGAGCGATTGATCATCGACGTGCTGACCGAGTGCGCCACCGTAACAGGAGCGCGGCGCATCCTGCGCATCACCTGGGACGAAGCATGGGGTGTCATGGAAAGGGCGGTGCGCCGGGGCCGGGAGCGCAAGCAATCGAATCCCTCGCGGTATCTTGGCGTTGACGAGAAGGCATTCCGCAAGGGGCACGACTATGTGACCGTGGTTTGTGATCTGATCGGCAGCACGGTGGAGTATGTGGCCGACGAGCGTAAGGCCGAAAGCCTTGAGGGGTACTACCTTCAGTTCACCAAGGCGCAGTTGGAGCGGATCAAGGCCGTGGCCATGGACATGTGGGAGCCCTATTTTAAAGCTACGCTCAAACATGTGCCGGACGCGGCGGGGAAAATCGTTCACGATCGGTTCCACGTCATGAAACACGTAGGCGAGGCTGTGGACCGGGTACGCAAGCAAGAGCACCGCGAACTCACAAGTCAGGATGACCATCGACTCAAGGGCACGAAATTCCTCTGGCTATACCGGGAGGAGAATCTGCCGGACAAACACCGGCCAGCCCTGGAGGCCTTGAAGACAGCGAACCTCAAGGTGGCCAAGGCCTGGGCCATGAAGGAAAGCCTGAACGACGTCTGGAAGTACCTGAGCACGGGATGGGCCAGACGTTTTGTGAAGCGATGGCTGGTCTGGGTGAACAGGTCAGATCTTGCCCCAATGCGCAAAGTGGGCGGACTGATTCAGAGACATCTTGAGAACATCCTGACCTTCTGCCGCCACAGGATCACCAACGGCGTGGCCGAGGGCCTCAACAGCAAGATCATGGCCATCAAGAGGAAGGCTTGCGGTTATAGGAACCGGGAGCATTTCAAGACAGCCATCTACTTCTTCTGTGGCGGTCTAAACCTCTACCCGGCCAGTTCCTGACAGGGGTTACCCACGGAAAACCCGGAAGAACCCTAACTTTTTAGGTGGGCCAGTTTTTTGGGGGCAGGTCACAGGACGTAGATCAGAACTCATTTGGCATCGTTCCATAAGTAAAAATCTGTGACGTATACAGATTTGACATGTAAAAGCGGTATAGTAGCACACTATACAGATTTTACATTTTTTAATTCCTTAAAACTTTATCGCAAATATATTGTGCAAAAATTAACGCTATGGAGGAGGTGTAAAGCACTTAAACTTTATAAAACAGTCTTAACCATTCCCCGGTTATTGGTAGTATCTTTATACTTAATCATGAAGATACATTTAAATTAATGACTAAAATTATAAACTATAAAAACAGCACGCATTAATGGAGAAGTATATGAACAGAAAAATTATTACAAGCAATGAGTTCAGAGGTTATAAAATCAACAATGGTGAAAATAACAATCTGTTCTGTCATAAGAAGACCTTAGACCATATCGCTGACACAACAGAATACATGACAAGCAATCATTCACGAACGTTAATGGTACGTCTTGACATACAAACTGATCAAGACAGTGAACATACGCTTAACAGTAAGGATATGACCAGAGTCATTGAGAATGTTAAGCGCCAAACAGATTCACGCTTTAAAAACGGGAAAAATGATCCTGACACACACGTTGTCTGGGTATCAGAAAGAACTACTCCAGACGATAAACCACACTATCACTTGGCAATATTCGTCAATGGTAATGCAATACAAAATGGCCATTCTTTAAAAAAAGCCTTCAACAATGAAGTAAAAAAGAAATTGAAGACAGATAAGGACGGCCTGGTCAATTTCTCCAGCAGCAATGGAAAAGTAGGCAAGCTCATTGAAAGAAACTCTCCTGACTTTGAGCATCAGGTCAACGATGCGGTGCATGCGGCCAGTTACTTGGCGAAGACCCGTTCAAAAGAATACAACCCCAAGGGGTCTCGAGTCTCCTCTTGCACGCGTATCCGCCGTAAATAGAGTATATTATGCCTTATATCAAAGTGAAAAAAACAGGAGCCTCAAGATGCCCTCATCAACCTCTCCCGACTCGTGGTCTGATATCAACACTGACATGATCGTCCGCACCTGCGATGGTGCAGATTGCCAGTACATCTGCAAAACGACCCTCAAGACGCACTCAGGGCGTACAGTTTCAGCCTTAGGTGAAGCAGATACCCTGCAGGCAGCAAGCGATTCCTCTCGCACCAATGCCACCAGGCTCCTCCAGACCCAATTTGCAGCCTCAAACGATGCAGTAACACAGTCACCCTGGGATGACGCCCCTACGCATGTTCAAGGGCCTCAGGACAGGCCACAAGACAAGGCCATGCTCAATGGTGGCGGTTCCAAGCCCGCATCGCCCAAACAGGTCGGGTTGGTCAAAAAAATCGCCCAAGAAAAAGGGCAATCAGCAGAAGCCCTGAGCTACAAGGACTTTGGCAAAGACCTTGCTCAACTGACCGGAGCCGAGATCAATACCCTCATCAGGACGTTGAAGGGCAGCCATTAGGTGTACTTGATAAAAACATCCCCACACCTCCTAAAAACCCTTCTCCATCGATCCCGAAAAAGCATAGCCCCATTTTCACCCGAGAAGTCCCTCACAGCTAATCGGGGGGATCAGCCACCGTCCATTTTCCGGTCTTGATATCAAAGGCAGGGCCAAGAGGCAGCAGCAAACGCCACTACGGCAGAAATGCGCTCTACACACGCGATAAGTTCACTGCATGGCTCTGGGGATTACAAAATAGCGGTGATTGGTGGGTGCTGCCTGCATGACAGCACCCATCTTTCATCATTGTAAGTAATAGTATGTATTCCCACACATGCCCTCATCCACCCAACGCATCAGCAGGAGGCCACATGCAACACAGAAATTGCCATCACGACTTTGAATATAGCAACAGGCTGATAAATACCGGCATCGGTACAGAGGAGTTCTTTAAGGCCATTGAGAAGGTATTGCCCCCTGTGGTTTCCAGGGCCGAACTGGCAAGGCTCACCGGTGGGCTTATTTCCGCCAAGACTCTCAGCAATGAAGACGCCCTGCGGAAAGGCCCAAGGGAGCGCGTCAGAGCTGGCTCCAAGGTCGGCTATACCAGAGCATCCGCTATGGCTTACCTTCGCAAGAAACTAAGCCTACTGTATATTGACAGATAAGAGAAAACAAAGTGTATTTTTGTAATATCGATACCCATCCCCCTCACTCAAAAGAACCAATTACGCTCCACCCATGGCCTTGGCTGCCCAGCAAGTACTATACGAATTAACCCTCTGTATGCCTGGTTCTGAAAAGGATTTGCAACCATACCGCATATGAAGTCAGTCGGCTCATTGAGCAGATCAATATTATAGGCTGAAATTTCTACATTTTTATTGGAGGCATTCGGTTTCGGTTTGACAGCTACCGATCCAGTAAAATTGTCTATCTCGCTGAAATTTGGTATAATTTTAAGAATAAACGTTAAGTTTTAAAATCCAGCAGGATACGTCCAATTTCGAGATAGGTATGATAGTGTTGGTGCAAAACAAAATTAAACGATCCATCCAGGCCGCGAAAGGCTTATACCACCGTCTGGTACTGCTGGTGGGCGAAAGTGGTTCCGGTAAAACCAACGTTCTTCGTGATATCGCCGAGGAGTTCGGAGCACCCGTCATCAACGTCAATCTGGCGCTTTCAGGCGAACTGCTGGAACTGACGACAAAACAACGGTCGCTTCGGTTGCCGGGCATCCTTAACCAGGTCGCGGATCAGATTCAGTCACCCATCGTACTGGATAATCTTGAGATCCTTTTCGACAAAGATCTTCAGCAGGATCCACTGCGCCTGCTACAGTCCATTTCGAGAAACCGAACCCTTGTGGCTTCGTGGAACGGAAGCATAAATTCCGGAAGGCTGTTGTACGCTGAGCCCGGCCATCCCGAATACCGCAGCTATGACACAGTCGATGCGCTGATTGTGAGTATGGACGGCACGGCCACAGTTGATGTGGCAAAAAACGATAAAGAGGCAGGGCTGGCGTGAAATACGGAGATCTTATCCAATTCGATCCGATTGAGTCGGTGGTTCAGTTGCGTGACGCGGATAAAGCGAATGCCGCGCACACCCTCGTGAACACTTATGTCATTTCTGAGGAAATGGCCGAACGACTCACACAGCTTGTCATTCCGCAGATGCAGTTCGACCAGCCGGTCGATAACAAGGGGCTGCTGGTCGTCGGTAACTATGGCACGGGTAAATCGCACTTGATGTCGGTAGTATCTAGCCTTGCCGCAGATGCCTCACTGTTGGATGGGCTGAGCCATGCCGGTGTCCGTGATGCAGCCTCTCAGATCTCCGGACGGTTCAAGGTCATCCGTACCGAGATCGGAGCCACCACCATGTCCCTGCGTGACATCCTGGTGGCCGAACTGGAAGAGCATCTCGAAAAACTCGGTGTGGAGTATGTCTTCCCCGAGGCGGGCACCATCACCAACCACAAACGGGCCTTCGAAGACATGATGCCAAGTTCGGCGAGGTTTTTCCCGAACACGGCCTGCTGCTGGTGGTCGACGAGCTGCTCGACTACCTGCGCACCCGCAAGGACCAGGAGCTGATCCTTGACCTCAATCTCCTCCGCGAGGTCGGTGAGATCTGCAAGTACCTCGGGGTCAGCAATGACACCGTGTACAAGTGGATTGATAAACATGAAATGCCAGCGCATCGCATGGGCCGCCTCTGGAAGTTCAAAAAGGATGAGGTGGACGAATGGGTAAAGGCCGGTGGCGCTGCCGAGCATTACAAAAAGGAATCCTGACCAAGAATGAGTAACGATAGATACAGCATGTCATTTACAACGGGCAGTCTCTTCCACCGTGAATCGGTGGAGCTGGCCGCGCTGTATCTTGATCTTGGCGACTGGAACTCTGTTCGAGACAAGGTCGTTGCAGAAAATTTATTGCAGACCAGAACGCTGAATACGCTCAAACGAGTCTGCCGCGAGGTCATCTCTCGGCTGCGGACGTTGAGCCCAGGCGAACTTGAATTCCTTGTTGAGGGCAGCCACCAAGAGCAAGCCTATCTTCTGTGGCTCGCTGTTTGCCGCCGATACAGATTCATCGCCGATTTTGCCGTCGAAGTGCTTCGAGAGCGCTACGTCACACTGAAAAGTGATCTGACCCACGAGGATTTCGATTCCTTCTTCAACCGGAAATCCGAGTGGCATTTGGAACTGGATGAGATCACCCCGGCGACACGAGGCAAATTACGGCAGGTCCTGTTCAAGATACTCCGTGAGGCTGATCTTCTAACGGCCAACAACATGATACACGCTGCCATGCTCAGTCCGAGACTACTGGGTCTGATCCATAAAGGCAGCCGCAGGGATATTTTGCACTTCCCTGTATTTGAATCCGATGTGAAGGGGATGAAGCGGTGACAGCAGATATAGCCAGAATGCCGATGCAGGACAGATTTCAGCATCTCTTTGCAGTGATCTCGGGCCAGCGCTTTCTCAATAAGCAAGGACTCGGCAACGAGGTCCCGTTCTTTATCTGCCCTTACAAGCCGGAAGAGTCTGTTGAAATGGAGCGGCTCCAGCGTCAGCTGGTTAATCGCCTTGAGCAGGCCGGTGTCCGGATTCTGGAAATCAACCTGTATGATCTTTCGATAGAAATTCTCAAAGAGCGTGACATCTGGGAGCAGATTGTCGAAATGGAGGATTCCGTCTCCAAAGAGCAGCTCAAAGAACTGTTGCAGGGCGTGCTGGACCCCGAAGCGCACCTTGTTCCGGCGATTGCGGCCAAACTGGCAAGCACCGATTTCGAGGTTCTTTTTCTGTCCGGCGTTGGCGAGGTGTTCCCCTATATCCGTTCGCACAACGTCTTGAACAATTTGCAGAGCACGGCGAAAGAAAAGCCGACCGTCATGTTTTTCCCGGGAGCCTACACCCACTCCCTGGAGTCTGGAGCATCGCTCGATCTCTTCGGAAGGCTGCATGACGACAAGTACTACCGGGCGTTCAACATCTTTCACTGCGAAGTATAAACGAGGGAAGCGTGATGACTCTCAAGACCATTTTTAACAAGCCAGTTGACCGCCCGATTGAAGGGGTCATCAAAGCTGACGATGAAGCCAGCCTTCGCCTCGAAATTGAAGAATACGTACTGACCAACGAAGTCGAGAAACGGCTTGAGTCCTTTCTTGATGCCTACAACAACTATGAAGGTGCCAACGGCGTTTGGGTTTCCGGCTTCTTCGGGTCAGGTAAATCCCACCTGTTGAAGATGCTGGCGCTCTTGCTCGAAAACCGGCAGATCGACGGGGCCTCAGCTCTTGACCTGTTCCTGCCCAAGTGTGGCGACAACGAAATCCTTCGCGGTGATCTCAAGCGAGCAGTCGCCATCCCGTCGAAAAGCATTCTGTTCAACATCGACCAGAAAGCTGACGTCATCAGCAAGACTCAGATCGATGCGCTCCTCGCGGTCTTCGTCAAGGTCTTTGACGAGATGTGCGGTTACTACGGCAAGCAGGGGCACATCGCCCAATTCGAGCGCGATCTCGACAGCCGTGGCCTCTATGATAAGTTCAAGTCGGCCTATGAATCCACTGCGGGGAGAACATGGCAGAAGGGCCGCGAGCAAGCTCTGCTGGAGGCGAAAAATATTGCCAAAGCCTATGCCCAGGCAACCGGTGGTGACGAGGCATCGGCCATGGGGATACTCGATAAATACCGCAGCCAGTATCGTGTCTCCATCGAAGATTTCGCTGAACAGGCGCATGCGTATATCGAGCGGCAACCGCCTGATTTCCGTCTGAACTTCTTTGTTGATGAGGTCGGTCAGTACATCGCTGAAAACATCAAGCTAATGACCAACCTCCAGACCATCGCCGAGAGTATGGCCACCAAATGCAGGGGCCGCGCATGGGTCATCGTGACCGCCCAAGAAGATATGGGGACTGTTGTCGGCGAGATGGGCAAACAGCAAGGCAACGACTTTTCAAAGATCCAGGCTCGGTTCGCCAACCGCATGAAGCTGACCAGCGCCGATGTGGCAGAGGTTATCCAGAAGCGTCTGCTGACGAAAACCGAAGAAGGCGTTCGTCTACTTTCGGATATTTATTACGCGCAGTCCAACAATTTTAAGACCCTGTTCGACTTTGCCGACGGCTCGCAAACCTACAGGAACTATCAGGATCAGGATCATTTTATCCACTGCTATCCGTTCATTCCGTACCAGTTCGCGCTGTTCCAGTCGGCTATTCAGAATCTGTCGCAGCATAATGCCTTTGAGGGCAAGCACAGCTCAGTAGGTGAACGCTCCATGCTCGGTGTGTTCCAGCAAGTTGCGATTCAGATCGGGGGGCATGAAATTGGTCAGCTGGCGACCTTCGACCTAATGTTTGAGGGCATCCGCACCGCGTTGAAGTCCAATATTCAGCGGGCCATCATCCAGGCTGAAAACCATCTGGATGGCCCCTTTGCGATCCGGCTGTTGAAAACGCTCTTCTTGGTCAAATACGTCAAGGAATTCAAGCCGACCCTTCGCAACCTGTGCGTCCTGATGCTGGACGGATTCAATCAGGATCTACCTGCTCTTCGGAAAAAAGTCGAAGAAGCCCTCAGCCTTCTCGAACAGCAAACCTACGTGCAGCGCAATGGCGAACTGTATGAATACCTGACCGACGAGGAAAAGGACGTCGAACAGGAAATCAAGAATACCGAAGTTGAGTCGTCAGACATTGCCGCCGAACTTGAGAAGATCGTTTTCGACCACGTCATCAAGCATAGGAAGATCCGCTACGACGAGAATGGCCAGGATTACCCATTTTCCAGAAAGCTCGATGACCGACTGCACGGGCGGGAGTACGAGTTGGCCATTCATGTCATCAGTCCGTTCCATGAAAACGCCGAAAACGAGTCCACTCTGCGGATGCAGAGCATGGGGCGTGACGAACTGCTAGTCCTGATGCCAGCAGATGAACGGCTTGTTCGCGACATGCTCATGTACAAACGGACGGAGAAATACATCCGGCAGAATATCTCGATCACGCAACAGGAGGCCGTCAAACGCATCCTGACGGACAAGGGCTTCCAGAACCGGGAACGGTATGCCGAACTACAGCAGCGTGCTCAAAGCTTGATGAGCAAGGCCAAGTTGGTGGTGGCAGGAGGTGACATTGAGATCGGTTCCGAAGATGCACAGACCCGTGTGCTACGAGGATTCCATGAGCTCATTTCCCGCACCTATCCGAACCTTAGCATGTTGCGCGGTGTCACCTATGCCGAGAATGACATCGCTAAATTTCTCAAGCATTCTCAGCAGGGGTTGTTCGGCAACGATGCCACTTCACTGGCCGAGTCCGAGCAGGAGCTTCTGGCGTTCATCCATAGCAACGATCGGGGTGGCGTGCGCACCACGCTAAAGAACCTGCTGGAGAAATTCGAGCGCAAACCATACGGCTGGTACTACGCCGCCGTACTTTGCACTTTGGCCAAACTGTGCGCACGCGGCAAGATTGAAGTTCGCACCGACGGCAACCTGCTGGAAGAGGGCGAAATTGAACGGGCACTACGAAACACCCATGGCCACGGCAATGTGGTGCTGGAACCCCAGGTCGAATTTACTGCATCGCAGGTCCGCGCCCTCAAAGAATTCTTTGAGGACTTCTTTGATGCCCCGCCACGCTCCAGTGAAGCGAAGGTACTTGGCAAGGAGACCGGAACCGCACTTCAAGAACTCATCCATCAGCTTAATCCGCTGGAGGCCCAGGCATCCCAGTATCCATTTCTGAAGGCGCTGACGCCGGTGATTGAGAAGCTCAAGGAGCTAACCGGTAAGCCATACACATGGTATCTGACCGAACTCACCCGCCAGGAAGATGCACTGCTCAATATGAAGGAAAGCGTCATCGATCCTGTCCGCAAGTTCATGAACGGCCCGCAGAAAGACATTTTCGATAACGCCCGTAAATTCGTTCAAAGCCAGGAGCCCAACTTTGCTTACATCGAAGGCGACGAAGCCGCACAGGTGGTCGCTTGTTTGACCGATCCGGAATGCTTCAAGGGCAACCGCATGCCGCAGGTGAAGACGCAAGTCGAAATCCTGCAGGGGAAGGTCACTGCCCAGATCGAGGCCGAGATTGCCAAGGCCAAGGAAAGGGTCGACGCCCTCAAAGGCCGCCTCTGCGGAATGGCTGAATTCAGCGTACTGAACGGTGAGCAGCAGGAGCAGGTCACCCGCCCGTTTAACGAATTCAACTCAGGCCTTGAGCGTCAGCAACTGATCGCCGTCATTCGCGACACCTTGCGCCGGTTTGAGGAAAGCGACTACCAGCGCCTGCTTTCGAAGATGACCTCCTGGGCGCAACCGGCACCAACACCCGAGTCTGCGCCGGAACCCGGTCAGCCCGCCCCCTCGGATGAAGGGACAAAACCCACGCCACCGGCTAAACCGGAACCACGCATTGAATACGTGCCGAGCCGCTCGTTGAAGGTCTCTTTCGACAAGGCCTGGCTGGCCGACGAGACCGACGTGGAACGCTACCTGAAATCCATGCGCGAGGCGCTGCTGGATGAAATCCGCAAAGGGAAAAGGATTCAGATTTGATGAACTGCGGAACTCACGAACAGCTCGAAATGTAAGCGCAAAACCATTTTCCCGCCGGCGGGAAAATGGTTGGAGAGAATACCCATGGATAAGCTCAGCGTTCAAAAGCTACACAACCAATTTGATTCATTGAGCCACGCAGTGCCCGACAAGAATGT contains the following coding sequences:
- the brxC gene encoding BREX system P-loop protein BrxC, whose protein sequence is MTLKTIFNKPVDRPIEGVIKADDEASLRLEIEEYVLTNEVEKRLESFLDAYNNYEGANGVWVSGFFGSGKSHLLKMLALLLENRQIDGASALDLFLPKCGDNEILRGDLKRAVAIPSKSILFNIDQKADVISKTQIDALLAVFVKVFDEMCGYYGKQGHIAQFERDLDSRGLYDKFKSAYESTAGRTWQKGREQALLEAKNIAKAYAQATGGDEASAMGILDKYRSQYRVSIEDFAEQAHAYIERQPPDFRLNFFVDEVGQYIAENIKLMTNLQTIAESMATKCRGRAWVIVTAQEDMGTVVGEMGKQQGNDFSKIQARFANRMKLTSADVAEVIQKRLLTKTEEGVRLLSDIYYAQSNNFKTLFDFADGSQTYRNYQDQDHFIHCYPFIPYQFALFQSAIQNLSQHNAFEGKHSSVGERSMLGVFQQVAIQIGGHEIGQLATFDLMFEGIRTALKSNIQRAIIQAENHLDGPFAIRLLKTLFLVKYVKEFKPTLRNLCVLMLDGFNQDLPALRKKVEEALSLLEQQTYVQRNGELYEYLTDEEKDVEQEIKNTEVESSDIAAELEKIVFDHVIKHRKIRYDENGQDYPFSRKLDDRLHGREYELAIHVISPFHENAENESTLRMQSMGRDELLVLMPADERLVRDMLMYKRTEKYIRQNISITQQEAVKRILTDKGFQNRERYAELQQRAQSLMSKAKLVVAGGDIEIGSEDAQTRVLRGFHELISRTYPNLSMLRGVTYAENDIAKFLKHSQQGLFGNDATSLAESEQELLAFIHSNDRGGVRTTLKNLLEKFERKPYGWYYAAVLCTLAKLCARGKIEVRTDGNLLEEGEIERALRNTHGHGNVVLEPQVEFTASQVRALKEFFEDFFDAPPRSSEAKVLGKETGTALQELIHQLNPLEAQASQYPFLKALTPVIEKLKELTGKPYTWYLTELTRQEDALLNMKESVIDPVRKFMNGPQKDIFDNARKFVQSQEPNFAYIEGDEAAQVVACLTDPECFKGNRMPQVKTQVEILQGKVTAQIEAEIAKAKERVDALKGRLCGMAEFSVLNGEQQEQVTRPFNEFNSGLERQQLIAVIRDTLRRFEESDYQRLLSKMTSWAQPAPTPESAPEPGQPAPSDEGTKPTPPAKPEPRIEYVPSRSLKVSFDKAWLADETDVERYLKSMREALLDEIRKGKRIQI